In one window of Gossypium hirsutum isolate 1008001.06 chromosome A01, Gossypium_hirsutum_v2.1, whole genome shotgun sequence DNA:
- the LOC107917627 gene encoding 21.7 kDa class VI heat shock protein: protein MSSCIKLEVQTDDQTPQKWCISLHEDVLKRLLSQQGSPITMHKVFGEGSLFSPLLFGKFFDPSDAFPLWDFDSDALLYNLRNSGKTTVDWFHTDQAYVLKAPLPGVGKTNIQIHVEKGKIMEISGQVKQQREGKTKDWRTCNWWLYGYVRRLELPEDADCRKIEAFLTNGVVLEIRIPRNPLYFGTPEMKIQQPKISE, encoded by the exons ATGAGTAGTTGCATTAAACTTGAAGTTCAAACAGATGATCAAACTCCTCAGAAATGGTGCATTTCGTTACATGAAGATGTGTTGAAGAGGTTACTGTCCCAGCAGGGTAGTCCAATTACAATGCATAAGGTGTTTGGAGAAGGGTCATTATTTAGTCCCTTGTTGTTTGGGAAATTCTTTGATCCATCAGACGCCTTTCCCCTGTGGGATTTTGATTCAGACGCCTTGTTATATAATTTAAGGAACTCCGGCAAGACCACAGTTGATTGGTTTCACACAGACCAGGCTTATGTACTTAAAGCACCACTTCCAG GAGTGGGGAAAACTAACATACAAATCCATGTTGAGAAAGGGAAAATTATGGAAATTAGTGGACAAGTAAAGCAGCAAAGGGAAGGCAAGACAAAGGATTGGAGAACCTGCAATTGGTGGTTATATGGATACGTAAGGAGGCTTGAGCTGCCAGAAGATGCAGATTGCAGAAAAATAGAGGCTTTCCTCACTAATGGTGTGGTTTTAGAGATTAGAATTCCCAGAAAtcctttgtattttggtaccccTGAGATGAAAATCCAGCAGCCAAAAATTTCGGAATGA
- the LOC107917272 gene encoding secreted RxLR effector protein 161-like, which produces MGNDAWLLEEFKQEMMKAEHEVFIYQKKYAKEILKKFKLEECKEVSTPMNQKEKLCKEDRADKVDEGYFRSLIDCLIYLTATHSNILNAISILSRFMHCASELHLRVAKRLVCYIKGTSSFGVKFTRSTEFKLVGFFDSNWGGSIDDIRSTLGYFLLLDLVCYHGTQRSKKL; this is translated from the exons ATGGGAAATGATGCATGGTTGCTTGAGGAATTCAAGCAGGAGATGATGAAG GCTGAGCATGAAGTATTCATCTACCAGAAGAAGTATGCCAAAGAAATCTTGAAGAAATTCAAACTTGAAGAATGCAAAGAAGTGAGTACTCCTATGAATCAAAAGGAGAAGCTGTGTAAAGAAGATAGAGCTGATAAAGTTGATGAGGGATATTTTAGAAGTTTGATTGATTGCTTAATATATCTTACAGCAACACATTCTAATATTTTAAATGCTATAAGTATTTTGTCACGATTTATGCATTGTGCTAGTGAATTGCATCTCAGGGTTGCTAAGAGACTAGTTTGTTATATTAAAGGCACGAGTAGTTTTGGTGTTAAATTCACAAGAAGCACAGAGTTCAAGCTTGTTGGCTTCTTTGATAGTAATTGGGGAGGTTCCATTGATGACATAAGGAGTACATTAGGTTATTTTTTACTTTTGGATCTGGTGTGTTATCATGGAACTCAAAGAAGCAAGAAACTGTGA
- the LOC107916744 gene encoding kinesin-like protein KIN-14N: MGSKSQNKPPFQHNTTLTTISTITPSSLKKKYIADVVSEDKGQRLGFEKMVGTANNGRLRLAFSLVNGSQDLDLSSAPASNAGSECGGIEFTREDVEALVNEKMKYKNKFNYKERCENMMEYIKRLRLCIKWFQELEGEYAFEQEKLRNALELTERRCSEMEVALNNKEEELNLIILELRKSLASLQDKLAKEESEKNAAVDSLTKEKEARTNIERSQASLSEELEKVQGELDGANQRIASINDMYKLLQEYNSSLQLYNSKLQTDLDTAHETIKRGEKERSAIVENLHTLRGQHKSLQDQLMSSIASQDEVMKQKDALLNEVACLRMELNQSREDREHYQQQVQSLAAEVSKYKELATNSSELEEKCLSQGNQIQILHDQLAVAERKLQMSDMSIFETRNEFEGQKKLIEELQNRLEDAEFKLIEGEKLRKKLHNTILELKGNIRVFCRVRPQLPDDSSSNQAKVFSYPTSMEYLGRGIDMTQNGQKHSFTFDKVFMPDASQEEVFVEISQLVQSALDGYKVCIFAYGQTGSGKTYTMMGKPGQPDEKGLIPRSLEQIFQTKQALQPQGWRYEMQVSMLEIYNETIRDLLSTNKDASRIENGVAGKQYTIKHDANGNTQVSDLTIVDVQSSREVKYLLDRAAHSRSVGKTQMNEQSSRSHFVFTMRITGVNESTEQQVQGVLNLIDLAGSERLSKSGSTGDRLKETQAINKSLSSLADVIFALAKKEDHVPFRNSKLTYLLQPCLGGDSKTLMFVNISPELSSVGESLCSLRFAARVNACEIGTPRRQLNMRTSESRLSYG; the protein is encoded by the exons atgGGTTCAAAGAGCCAGAACAAACCTCCATTTCAACATAACACTACTCTCACAACTATTTCCACTATCACCCCGAGCTCTTTAAAA AAGAAATACATTGCTGATGTGGTGAGTGAAGATAAGGGACAAAGGCTTGGATTTGAAAAAATGGTTGGGACTGCAAATAATGGTAGGCTCAGACTAGCTTTCTCACTTGTAAATGGCTCCCAAGATCTTGACCTCAGTAGTGCACCTGCGAGTAATGCGGGTTCAGAATGTGGCGGCATTGAGTTCACTAGAGAGGATGTAGAAGCATTAGTGAATGAGAAAATGAAGTACAAGAATAAATTTAACTATAAG GAGAGATGTGAGAATATGATGGAGTATATAAAGAGACTTAGGCTATGCATTAAGTGGTTCCAAGAACTTGAGGGAGAGTATGCATTTGAGCAAGAGAAATTAAGGAATGCTTTGGAATTGACTGAGAGAAGATGCTCTGAAATGG AGGTGGCTCTAAACAACAAGGAGGAAGAacttaatttgattattttggagCTTAGAAAAAGCTTGGCTTCCTTACAAGATAAGCTCGCAAAAGAAGAATCAGAGAAGAAT GCTGCAGTAGATTCACTTACTAAAGAAAAAGAAGCTCGAACTAATATTGAAAGGTCACAAGCTTCTCTTTCAGAAGAGCTCGAGAAAGTTCAAGGCGAGCTTGATGGTGCCAATCAAAGG ATAGCATCAATTAATGATATGTACAAGCTACTACAAGAGTACAACTCGAGTTTACAGTTATACAACAGTAAACTCCAGACTGATCTTGATACAGCCCATGAAACCATTAAGCGTGGAGAGAAAGAGAGATCAGCCATAGTGGAGAATCTTCACACCTTAAGGGGTCAACATAAATCATTGCAAGATCAACTTATGTCATCTATA GCTTCCCAAGATGAAGTTATGAAGCAGAAAGATGCTTTGCTGAATGAAGTTGCATGCCTTAGAATGGAGTTAAACCAGAGCCGAGAAGATCGTGAACACTATCAACAGCAAGTGCAAAGTCTAGCTGCTGAAGTATCGAAATACAAAGAGCTGGCTACCAATTCAAGTGAATTAGAG GAAAAATGCTTGTCACAAGGCAATCAAATACAAATTTTGCACGACCAACTAGCAGTTGCAGAGAGGAAATTACAG ATGTCTGATATGTCCATATTCGAGACAAGAAATGAATTTGAAGGGCAAAAGAAACTCATTGAGGAGTTGCAGAATCGCTTGGAAGATGCAGAATTTAAGCTTATAGAAGGGGAAAAGCTGCGTAAGAAGTTGCATAATACTATATTG GAATTGAAAGGGAACATCCGTGTATTTTGTAGAGTGCGGCCTCAATTGCCTGATGACAGTTCAAGTAATCAGGCGAAGGTTTTCTCTTATCCCACGTCAATGGAATATCTGGGACGTGGCATTGACATGACACAAAATG GGCAAAAGCATTCTTTCACTTTTGACAAAGTATTTATGCCTGATGCATCACAAGAGGAAGTTTTTGTAGAAATATCACAACTTGTCCAAAGTGCTCTTGATGGTTACAAG GTTTGCATTTTTGCCTATGGGCAAACAGGTTCGGGTAAAACCTATACCATGATGGGAAAACCAGGTCAACCAGATGAGAAGGGATTAATACCACGCTCATTAGAGCAAATATTTCAAACTAAGCAAGCACTTCAACCTCAAGGCTGGAGATATGAAATGCAG GTCTCCATGTTAGAAATATACAATGAAACCATTCGTGATTTGTTATCAACAAACAAGGATGCATCACGAATCGAAAATGGTGTTGCTGGAAAGCAATATACTATTAAACATGATGCAAATGGAAACACACAAGTTTCAGATCTTACTATTGTGGATGTTCAAAGTAGCAGAGAGGTCAAGTATCTTTTAGACCGAGCTGCTCATAGCAG ATCTGTTGGAAAAACTCAAATGAATGAACAATCATCAAGAAGTCATTTTGTTTTCACTATGCGAATAACTGGTGTTAATGAG AGCACAGAACAACAAGTACAAGGTGTCTTGAATCTGATTGATCTTGCTGGAAGTGAGCGTCTTTCCAAGAGTGGCTCAACAGGGGACCGGTTAAAGGAGACTCAA GCAATTAATAAAAGTCTATCATCTTTAGCTGATGTTATATTTGCATTGGCAAAGAAGGAGGATCATGTACCGTTTAGAAACTCCAAGCTCACTTATCTTCTTCAG CCCTGTCTAGGTGGAGACTCAAAGACTTTGATGTTTGTAAATATATCTCCTGAACTCTCCTCGGTAGGTGAGTCCCTCTGCTCGTTGCGTTTTGCAGCCAGGGTAAATGCTTGCGAGATAGGTACTCCACGACGACAACTCAACATGAGGACTTCAGAATCTCGTTTGAGCTACGGctga